A single genomic interval of Fructobacillus americanaquae harbors:
- the dprA gene encoding DNA-processing protein DprA, translating into MNLNQFLLALHLTPGLGQAKEAKVIGALSQQGHPEQGPYPWPFLTLALVLGLEPGSQPYRQIQASYEWSLDKALAYQGDWLTYFDNNYPKQLKEVYQPPLVLFYQGDLRALTLPLLAVVGARAAGPYGLAALRQLLPAVLKAGIGVVSGLVKGIDVMAHQMTFHYGGVPVAVIGTGLDRAYPANHRVLQDQVGLQGLLVSEYPVGSLPLKNHFPDRNRIIAGLSSATLVVEAKHHSGSLIIANLALQENRQVLAVPGPINAPLSVGPNELIQAGALPVLTSSDIIRAVSCLT; encoded by the coding sequence ATGAATTTGAATCAATTTTTGTTAGCGCTTCACCTGACACCTGGATTGGGTCAAGCGAAGGAGGCGAAGGTGATTGGCGCCTTAAGTCAACAAGGTCATCCAGAGCAGGGACCCTATCCTTGGCCTTTTTTAACGTTAGCTCTTGTTCTTGGTTTGGAGCCCGGATCACAACCATATCGGCAGATTCAGGCGAGTTATGAATGGTCATTAGATAAAGCCCTAGCATACCAAGGGGATTGGTTGACCTACTTTGATAATAATTACCCTAAACAATTGAAAGAAGTTTATCAGCCACCGTTAGTCCTTTTTTACCAGGGGGACTTACGGGCGCTGACGCTGCCATTACTAGCAGTGGTTGGGGCTAGAGCAGCCGGTCCTTATGGATTGGCAGCACTCCGGCAATTGTTGCCAGCGGTCCTTAAGGCGGGGATTGGTGTTGTTTCTGGATTAGTAAAGGGAATTGACGTGATGGCCCACCAGATGACCTTTCATTATGGTGGTGTTCCAGTAGCAGTCATTGGCACGGGTCTGGACCGGGCATACCCAGCAAATCACCGTGTATTGCAAGACCAGGTTGGTCTGCAAGGGTTATTAGTCTCCGAGTACCCAGTCGGGTCTTTGCCATTAAAAAATCACTTCCCAGACCGTAATCGAATTATTGCGGGTCTTTCGAGCGCTACGTTAGTGGTCGAAGCCAAGCACCACTCCGGGTCTCTGATTATTGCTAATTTAGCGTTACAAGAAAATCGACAAGTTCTAGCGGTTCCTGGTCCGATTAATGCCCCCTTGTCGGTTGGCCCCAACGAATTGATTCAGGCTGGCGCGTTGCCAGTCTTAACCAGCAGTGATATCATTAGAGCGGTTTCATGTTTGACTTAA
- a CDS encoding N-acetylmuramoyl-L-alanine amidase, translating to MFQLINWIKQNKIGAIIVGVFTFATMILIISLAQQNQLTTRPDQVPLRTGPGINYKQITKLKAGTKLTVVAKNNGWWQVKRDNNQKVGWVASWVANNTKLKTATQLSEATIVIDPGHGGSDTGALSTDGKHYEKTYTLKTALATEKVLTEAGVRVIMVRTKDVVVPLLYIPRKAEKYNADAQISLHFDSSESNNSASGVSQYYYNDNSQALAQALNGSLNNLPLENRGYETMPYLVIKDVTRPAVLLENGFINSDHDFSYIRQSSYQQKIAKDIKSGLTTYLKTLYPNYNEQ from the coding sequence ATGTTTCAATTAATAAATTGGATTAAACAAAATAAAATCGGAGCCATCATCGTTGGTGTCTTTACCTTCGCGACCATGATTCTAATCATCTCGCTGGCACAACAAAACCAACTGACGACCCGACCGGACCAGGTTCCATTACGAACTGGTCCGGGGATCAACTACAAACAAATTACCAAGCTGAAGGCCGGCACCAAGCTAACAGTCGTTGCCAAAAACAATGGCTGGTGGCAGGTCAAACGCGATAACAACCAAAAAGTTGGTTGGGTCGCTTCCTGGGTTGCTAATAACACCAAGTTAAAGACAGCCACGCAACTTTCCGAAGCGACCATCGTCATAGACCCAGGTCACGGTGGTTCCGATACTGGTGCGCTTTCAACAGATGGCAAGCACTACGAAAAGACGTACACTTTAAAAACAGCATTGGCAACTGAAAAAGTTCTGACTGAGGCTGGTGTACGGGTCATCATGGTCCGCACTAAAGATGTCGTTGTTCCCCTCCTTTACATCCCCCGCAAAGCTGAAAAGTATAATGCTGATGCCCAAATTTCCTTACATTTTGACTCCTCAGAATCGAATAACAGCGCTTCGGGCGTTTCTCAGTATTATTATAATGACAACTCACAAGCACTCGCTCAAGCTTTAAACGGCTCACTGAATAACCTGCCACTGGAAAATCGTGGTTATGAAACAATGCCTTACCTTGTGATTAAAGACGTCACCAGACCGGCCGTCTTACTCGAAAATGGGTTCATTAATTCAGACCATGACTTTTCTTACATTCGCCAAAGTTCCTACCAACAAAAGATTGCCAAGGATATTAAATCAGGCTTGACTACCTATCTAAAAACTCTTTACCCCAACTATAATGAACAGTAA
- a CDS encoding ABC-F family ATP-binding cassette domain-containing protein translates to MKQFRVQNLTSVYGEKVLFDDLSFLITQGDRVGLVGVNGSGKTTLLNALSGKQPADHGAISTQNDYRIGYLEQDPDLAGHMQVLDAIYAGDQPVFQTIRAYQESLDFLAQDPENAKAASRFEKAQAAMDRDDAWTIEAQIKTILTQLHLTNLNQEVASLSGGQKKRVGLAQVLIQEPDLLILDEPTNHLDFDSIAWLEQYLAKYKGALLTVTHDRYFLDRVTNRIFELSFGKLYEYQGNYQDYVEGKGIRQENEAAAEHKREKLYEKELVWMKKSARARTTKQKGRERAFAELEESLGNVRTDQDVEVSLGQQRLGKKVIALDHASLAFSDQVIFKNLSLRFGQRDRIGITGPNGVGKSSLLNVLAGRLPLTDGVLEIGETVRIGYYTQVTEEIPADKRMIEYLTDVASSVKDRDGNVISAKDLLEQFLFPSSMHGTLVRKLSGGEKRRLYLLKILLQEPNVLLLDEPTNDLDIGTLTVLENFLSRFAGTVVTVSHDRYFLDKVADYGYYLSGNGQVDRYNGEFSFYLDEVVLPSEKDAGSSRLDKKDKATTAKSVTPAQKPKERKLTYMEKREWETIEDEIVDLEGQVEAFNDQMAANGADYQKVAAIQVQLQEVSDALDAKMDRWAELSEIVEGQG, encoded by the coding sequence ATGAAACAATTTAGAGTACAAAATTTAACATCTGTCTACGGTGAAAAGGTCCTCTTTGATGACCTTTCCTTTTTGATTACCCAAGGGGACCGCGTTGGTTTGGTTGGGGTTAACGGATCTGGGAAAACAACCCTTTTAAATGCCCTTTCCGGCAAACAACCAGCTGATCATGGGGCCATTTCGACCCAAAATGATTATCGCATTGGTTACTTGGAACAAGATCCTGATTTGGCTGGACACATGCAGGTCTTAGATGCCATTTATGCCGGCGATCAACCAGTTTTTCAAACCATTCGTGCTTACCAGGAATCCTTAGATTTTCTGGCGCAAGATCCCGAAAATGCGAAGGCAGCAAGCCGCTTTGAAAAGGCGCAGGCTGCTATGGATCGTGATGATGCCTGGACCATTGAGGCCCAGATTAAGACTATTTTAACGCAGTTACATTTAACGAATTTAAATCAGGAGGTGGCCAGCCTATCTGGTGGGCAAAAAAAGCGGGTTGGCTTAGCGCAAGTTTTAATTCAAGAGCCTGACCTGTTGATTTTAGATGAGCCGACCAATCACTTGGATTTTGATTCGATTGCTTGGCTGGAACAGTATTTGGCCAAGTATAAGGGGGCATTGTTAACGGTCACACACGATCGCTATTTCTTGGATCGGGTGACGAATCGAATTTTTGAGCTTTCTTTTGGCAAGCTGTACGAATACCAGGGAAATTACCAAGATTACGTTGAAGGCAAGGGCATCCGCCAGGAAAATGAGGCGGCTGCTGAGCACAAGCGTGAAAAACTGTACGAAAAAGAACTGGTGTGGATGAAAAAATCAGCTCGAGCACGGACAACCAAGCAGAAGGGCCGGGAAAGGGCCTTTGCAGAGTTGGAGGAATCGCTAGGGAATGTCCGTACGGATCAGGATGTTGAAGTGTCATTGGGACAACAGCGCTTAGGAAAGAAAGTCATTGCCTTAGACCATGCTTCCTTGGCTTTTTCCGACCAAGTGATTTTTAAGAACTTATCATTGCGTTTTGGTCAGCGCGACCGAATTGGCATTACTGGACCCAATGGGGTTGGCAAATCTTCTCTTTTGAATGTTTTAGCTGGGCGGTTGCCCTTGACTGATGGAGTGTTGGAAATCGGTGAAACGGTGCGAATCGGTTACTACACTCAGGTAACGGAGGAGATTCCGGCTGATAAGCGCATGATTGAGTATTTGACGGATGTTGCTTCGAGTGTGAAAGACCGTGATGGCAACGTTATTTCGGCTAAAGATCTCTTGGAACAGTTCCTTTTTCCAAGTTCTATGCATGGAACTTTGGTTCGCAAGTTATCTGGTGGTGAGAAGCGCCGGTTGTACTTATTGAAAATACTTTTGCAAGAACCAAATGTTTTGTTGCTCGATGAGCCAACCAACGATTTGGATATCGGAACTTTGACCGTTTTGGAGAACTTTCTTTCTCGCTTTGCAGGAACCGTTGTGACGGTTTCCCACGATCGTTACTTTTTGGATAAGGTGGCCGACTATGGCTATTATTTGTCTGGTAATGGTCAAGTTGATCGCTATAATGGGGAATTCTCATTTTACTTGGATGAGGTTGTCTTACCAAGTGAAAAGGATGCCGGCAGCAGTCGTCTGGATAAAAAAGACAAAGCAACAACTGCAAAATCAGTAACGCCAGCTCAAAAGCCGAAAGAGCGTAAGTTAACCTACATGGAAAAACGCGAATGGGAAACGATTGAGGATGAAATTGTTGATTTGGAGGGACAAGTTGAGGCCTTTAATGACCAAATGGCCGCCAACGGTGCTGATTACCAAAAGGTTGCTGCAATTCAGGTCCAATTACAAGAAGTTTCGGATGCTCTTGATGCGAAAATGGATCGTTGGGCTGAATTGAGTGAAATTGTTGAAGGACAGGGCTAA